TCACCTCCGTGCTGCGGCTGATCGCGCTGTGGTTCCTCGTGCGGCAGGCGCCGGTCATCACCCAGCTCACCGGGATGATCGGTCAGATGGGTGCCGTCGCCGCGGCCATCCCGCTCAGCGCCGCACTGCACGCGTGGGGCTGGACGATGACCTATGCGACGGCCGGCTTCCTCGGCGTCGTGGGCATTCTCGGCATCTTCCTCGTCGTCAAGGACTCGCCCTACGAGCGCGGCGCCGTCGAGAAGATCAAGATTCGCGCCCTGCGCGACAGCCTCGGGCAGGTGTGGCGTGACCCGGGGACGCGGCTGGGGTTCTCCGTGCACTTCACCACGCAGTTCGCCCCGACCGTCTTCGCGCTGCTGTGGGGCTTCCCATTCCTCGTCGCCGGGCAGGGCCTGACGCCGGGGCAGGCCTCGGCGCTGCTGACGTGGATGACCTTTGTCGCGCTCTTCGCTGGGCCGACGATCGGCCGCTGGACCGGGCGCCACCCCTACTACCGCTCGCTGATGGCCCTGGTGGTCGTCGGCGCCATCTCCCTGGTCTGGGCGATCGTGCTCGCCCTGCCGGACCGGTCACCGTTCTGGCTGCTGATCGTCCTCGTCTCGGTCACCGCGGTCGGCGGCCCGGGGTCGATGATCGCCTTCGACCTGGCCCGCAGCTTCCACCGCAGCGAGCGCTACGGGCGGGCCTCCGGGATGGTCAACATGGGCGGCTTCATCGCCTCGCTGACGACGATGGCTCTCGTGGGGGTCATCCTCGACCAGATCGCGCCGGGCGGTCCGGAGACGTACACGCTCGACGACTTCCGGATCGCGATGAGCTCACAGTTCCTGCTGTGGGGCTTCGGTGCGTGGATGATCTGGCGCTACCGGCGGCACAGCCTGCGTCGGGTGGCACGCGTGCCCGGCGCGTTCGAGGCGCTGCGCGGTGGCTCGACCCTCCTGCCGGGCATCTCGCGCGACCCGGACGACGACTGACCCGGGAGCCAGCAGCAGTACGTATCGTCCGCAGCACCTCGAGCTACTGCAGGCGATACGAACTGCTGCCTGCAGTAGCTCGTAGCGGGGGCGTCAGAGCGAGGCGAGCAGCTGCCGGGAGATGACCAGGCGCTGGATCTGGTTGGTGCCCTCGAAGATCTGGGTCACCTTCGCCTCGCGGAAGTACCGCTCGACGGGGAAGTCCTCGGTGAACCCCGCGCCGCCGAGGACCTGGATCGCGTCCGTCGTCACCCGCATCGACGCATCGGTCGCGACGAGCTTGGCGACGGCGGCCTCCTTGCCGAAGGCGCGCCCGGCATCACGCAGCCGCGCGGCGTGCAGGTAGGTCGCGCGGGCACTCGTGACCGCGGCCTCCATGTCCGCCAGGAGGAAGGCCAGGCCCTGGTTGCTCGCGATGCTCCGCCCGAACTGCTCGCGCTCGGTGGCGTACTTCGCCGCGACGTCGAGCGCCGACTGGGCCAGACCGGTCGCGACGGCCGCGATGCCGAGCCGTCCCGCGTCGAGCCCCGCGAGGGCCATCGGCACCCCGCGCCCGAGGTCCCCGACGAGACGCTCGCCCGCCACGGGCACGTCCTCGAAGATCACCTCGCGCACCGTGTCGCCGTGCAGGCCCATCTTCTTCTCCGGGGCGCCGAAGGTGATGCCCTCCGCGTCGCCGGGCACGACGAAGCAGCTGACGCCGCGACCGCCGTCGTCGCTCGTGCGGGCGAAGGTCGTGTAGTAGTCGGCGTGGCCGCCGTGGGAGATCCACGCCTTGCGCCCGCGGATGCGCCAGTCGTCGCCGTCGGGGGTCGCCCGGGTGGTCATCGCCGCGATGTCGGACCCGGCGAGCGGCTCGGAGAGCGCGTAGGCGCCGAGCGTCTCCCCGGAGAGCATGTCGGGCAGCAGGGCCTCCTGCTGCTCCCGGCTGCCGAAGGTGTGCACCGCGTAGGCCGTGAGCGAGTGCACCGAGACCCCGACGGCGACCGACGCCCACGCCGAGGCGATCTCCTCGACGACCTGCAGGTAGACCTCGTACGGCTGCCCACCGCCGCCGAGCTCCTCCGGGTAGGGGAGGGAGAGCAGACCCGCCCGCCCCAGGGTGCGGAAGACCTCCCGGGGGAAGACCTCCTCGGTGGCCGCACGGGCCTCGACGTCGTCGACCTGGGGGCGCAGCGACTTGTCGCAGATCGAGCGGGTGAGCTCGATCAGGTCGTCGCCGATCTCTGTGGGCATGAGCCTGGTTGCTGGCATGCGACCCACTGTATGAGGGATGGGGGAGGGCGTGGCGAGAGTCCCTCCGGACGGGGGCCACCTCGGTTGCTCCTCCGACGCCGCCCTTGGTCTTCCGTCCACTCGGGTCCATGGTGGAGACATGACCAGATCGCGGATCGCCCTCACCACCCTCACCACGGCCTCGGTGCTCGCGGTTGCCGCGTGCGGCTCGGACGGCACCTCCGAGGATACGACGACCTCGAGCGCGACGAGCAGCTCCCAGGCCTCGCCGGCGAGCGGATCCGAGAGCGACCCCTCCGGTCCGTCCGGGGAGGTCGGTGACCTCGAGAGGGTCCTCGCTGCGATCGAGGCCGCCGTGGCCGAGGCCGGCGGTACGGCCTACGAGATCGAGGAGAGCGACGACGACGGCATCTGGGAGGTGGAAGTCGCCGAGGGGGTGCACGGCGTCGCGCTCGAGGTGAAGCCGAACCACGACGTCACCGAGCACGAGGAGTTCGGCCTCCATCCGGAGGCACGCGAGGGCCTGGACCAGGCGGAGATCGGTCTCGGCTCGGCCGTCGAGACGGCGATGTCCGAGGTCGACGGCAGCTTCGACGAGACCCGCCTGATCGAGATCGACGGCCAGCACTACTGGAAGGTCACGGTCGACACCGCGGCGACCGAGGAGGAGGACGACGACCACCAGGTCCTCGTCGACGTCACCGACGGCACGGCGACCGTCGAGAAGTGACCCCTCCACCTACCGTGGAGGGGTGAGACCTCCCTCCGCCCGCGCCACGGCGGTCACCACCGTGGCGGCGCTGACCCTGATCGCCTGCACCGGCTCCCCGGACGAAGGGGGTGACACCAGCTCGTCAACCACCACCACCTCGTCCTCGTCGTCCGAGACCACGTCCTCCTCGTCGACCACCTCGACGCCCACCGTCGCCATCGACGGCGCCTCGCAGGGACTGACCGAGGCCGTGGCGAAGAAGTACGGCTCGCAGTCGATCACCGGCGCGGCGACGACGGGCACGTGGCGGGGTGCGAAGGTCGCCGTCGTCACCTCCGAGGACGACGTCACCCTGGCCGCGCGCCCCAAGGGCGAGCAGTGGCGCGTCGTCGGCGGGTGGTGGCCCTCCATGGACGAGAAGGCCGACCTCGGCACGGGCCCGCGCCACGTCCTCCTGCTCGGCAGCGACGCGCGACCCGGCCAGACGGTCGAGCGCTCCCGCGCGGACGCGATCCAGCTGCTCGGCGTCGACGGGTCCGGCGGCGCGGGCGTCATGGGCTTCGCGCGCGACCTGTGGGTGCCCATCCCCGGGCACGGCCACGGCAAGCTCAACGCCGCGATGGTCTACGGCGGCCCGAAGGCCGAGGTCGGCGCGGTCTCGAGCCTCAGCGGCATCGACGTCGACGGCTACCTCGTCACCGGCTTCGGGGGGTTCAAGGCGATCGTCGACGAGCTGGGGCCGCTGAGCTTCGACTCCCCGGACGGCCTCGACTCGCACCTGCCCGGCGGCCAGATCCCCGAGGGCAAGAGCAAGCTGGGCCCGAACGAGGCGCTCGCGTACTCCCGGGAGCGCAAGACCCTGCCGCGCGGCGACTTCGACCGCTCCCGCCACCAGGGTCTGCTGATCCTCGCCGCCGCGATCCAGGCGCGGGTCCAGGGGCCGGACACGCTGCCGCGGGCGCTGACCGTGATCGACGAGCACGCGACCAGTGACCTCACGGCGACGCAGATGCTGCGCTTCGCGGCGAGCTTCTACAAGGTCAACCCGATGAAGGTCGGCCACGAGGTCGCCGTCGGCCCGACCGGCATGCAGTCCGGCCAGTCGATCGTGCGCCTGGGCGCGGAGTCGAGGAAGGACCTGCGCAGCTTCCGCGACGGCCGGCTGTAGCTAGTCCGCGGCGTCGGGCGGCACGGCGTGGGCCGCGTGCACCCGCACCTGGCTCGCCTTGACCGAGGCCCACACCCCGTCACCCGGGCGAAGGGGGAGTGCCGCCAGCGCCGCAGGGGTCACCTCTGCGCTCATCGGCACCGGTGTCGACAACCACACCCGGGCCCGGCCGGCGTGCGCCTCGACGCGGGAGACCCGGCCGTGCCACACATTGCGCGGGGACCCCTCGGGGTGCTCGCGGTGCAGCGAGACCGCGTCGGGGGTGAAGGTCACCCAGCACGCGCCGATGACGTCGTGCGGACCGGTCGCGATCTCCAGCGTCGAGCCGTGGAGGGACGCGAGCGCCCCGCTGCCCGGCAGCGCCTCGGCGTGGACGAGGTTGAGCCCGGCCAGGCCGGCGGTGAAGGCGCTGCGCGGGTGCTCCAGCACATGCCGCACCGGCCCGTGCTCCACGCGCTCCCCGAGGACGGTCATCGTGTCCGCGGGCCCGTCGGCGACCGTGAGCACGTCGAGCACGTCGTGGGTGACGAGCACGACGACGAGGTCCTCGCGCGCGTGCGTGACGTCGGCGAGGACGGCTCGCATGGCCGGCGTCGCCTCGACGTCGAGCGCGGCGAGGGGCTCGTCGAGCAGGAGCGCGTCCGGCTCCGCGGCGAGGGCCCGGGCGAGCGCCACCCGCGCGGCCTGGCCCCCGGACAGCTGCGAGGGCCGACGGCCGGCGAAGGCACCCATGCCGACCACCTCCAGCCAGTGGTCCGCGGTGGCGCGGGCCCCCCTTCGTCCCCGGCCGGCGCTGCGCGGGCCGAAGGCGACGTTGTCGCGCACGTCGAGGTGGGGGAAGAGCGCCGGTGACTGGCTCATCAGCCCGACCCGGCGGCGGTGCGGGGGGACGTCGTCGAGGACCCGGCCGTCGAGCACGACACGCGAGGACTCCGGTCGGGCCAGGCCGGCGATGACGGACAGGAGCGAGGTCTTGCCGCTGCCGTTGGGGCCGGTGACCGCGTGCCGGCCGGGGGGCAGGTCGAGGTCCACGGACACGCCCCGCTGCGCCCACTCGGCGCGGACCTGCAGGCTCATGCCGCCGGCTCCGGCCGGACGGTGCGTGCGTAGACCGTGCCGACGATGACGGTCGCGAGGACGACGAGCACGAGGGCGAGCGCGACGGCGGCGTCGGGGTCGCTCTCCCGCTGGAGGTAGATCTCCAGGGGTAGGGTGCGGGTGCGGCCCTGGGCGGACCCGGCGAAGGTGAGCGTCGCCCCGAACTCCCCGAGCGCACGCGCGAACGCGAGGACGCATCCCGAGACCAGTCCCGGTGCGACGAGCGGCAGGGTGACGTGGGTCAGCCGCCGCCAGGGACCGGCGCCCAGGGTGGCCGCGACCTCCTCGTGGCGACGACCCAGACCGCGCACGGCCCCCTCGAGGGAGAGCACGAGGAAGGGCAGCGCGACGAAGCTCTGCGCGAGGACGACGGCCGTGGTGCTGAAGGAGATCGACAGCCCGGCCGCCTCGAGGTGCTGGCCGATCAGGCCGCGCCGGCCGAAGGTGAAGAGCAGCGCGAGGCCGCCGACGACCGGCGGCAGCACGAGCGGCACGAGGACGAGGGCACGCAGGAGCGACTGGCCGGGCCAGCGACCGCGGGCCAGCAGGAGCGCCAGCGGGGTCCCGAGCAGCAGGGACACGACGGTGGCGGCGCTCGCCGTCCGCAGGGAGAGCAGCAGCGCGTCGATGGAGGCCTGCGTGGTCAGCAGCTCGGGGAGCCGGTCGGGCTCGACCTCGGCGACGAGACCCAGCAGCGGGACCACGACGAGGAGCACCGCTCCCGACGCGGGCAGCCACAGCCAGGCAGGTGGTCTCACGGCAGGCCGAAGCCGTGGTCGTCGAGGATCCGCTGCCCCCGGGAGCCGGTGACGGCGTCGACGAAGGCCTGCGCCTCGTCGCTCGGGGCGCTGGTGAGCACCGCGATGGGGTAGCGGTTGGGCTGCGCGTCGGCGTCCCTGATCGGGACGGTCGCGACGTCCTTGCCGGCGCCGGCCGCGTCGGTGACGTAGACCAGCCCGGCGTCGGCCTCGCCGGAGGTGACCTTGGCCAGCACGTCGGTGACCCGGGACTCCTCGCTCACCGGGGTCAGCATCACGCCGCGGGCCTCGGCGAGGTCCTCGGCCGATCGCCCGCACGGCACCTGGGGGGCGCACGTGACCACGTCGAGCGTGACGTCCTCGAGGTCGGCCAGGCCGGAGATGTCCCTGGGGTTGCCCGGCTCGGTGACGATCGTCAGCGTGTTGGTGGCGAAGACCGTCGGCTCGCCCGCGACGTCCGCCGAGACCCGCTCCATGGTCTCCTCGTCGGCGGAGGCGAAGACATCGACCTCGGCACCGTTGCTGATCTGCGCGGCGAGGTCGGAGGACCCGGCGAACTGCAGCTCGACGGTCACATGGCGGTTCTCCGCCTCGTAGTCCTCGGCGATCTCCTCGAAGGGCTCCTGCAACGACGCGGCGGCGCCGACCCGGAGGGTCTGCTCGGTGTCGGGCCCGGAGCCGCAGGCGGTGAGGACGAGGGCGGTGACGGCCAGGCCGGCGGTCATGCCGGATCTCATGCAGGTCCTCCGGCGGTGCCGATGATGACATTGGTCGACTTGATCGAGGCCACCGCGACGCTGCCGGGCTCCAGACCCAGCTCGTCGGCGGCCTCGCGGGACATGAGGGAGACGATCCGGAAGGGGCCCGCCTGCAGGCTCACCTGGGCCATCACCCCGTCGCGCTTGACCTCGGTGACGATGCCGCGCATCCGGTTGCGCGCGGACTCGTCGCGGACCGGACCGACCGACGGCGGGGCGGCGACCTCCTGGGCCAGCCGGGCGAGGCCGACCCCGTCGACGAGGGTGGCGCCCTCCCCCTTCGTCGCGGTGAGGCGACCGCCCTCGATCCACCGCCGGACCGTGTCCGGGGAGACCGCGAGGAGCTCAGCCGCCTCGGATACCCGCATCTGCGTCATGATCGGACGATATCAGCGGCATCTGCGTGACTACATTCGCAACTGCCTAAGCAGTTGCGAATGGGGGGGCGCAGGAGCCTAAGCAGTTGTGAGCGTTCAGGCGTCGGGCAGGTCCGTCGGGCCGAAGGGGGTCAGCTGCCCGATCTTCGCCGGTCGC
Above is a window of Janibacter cremeus DNA encoding:
- a CDS encoding ABC transporter permease, producing MRPPAWLWLPASGAVLLVVVPLLGLVAEVEPDRLPELLTTQASIDALLLSLRTASAATVVSLLLGTPLALLLARGRWPGQSLLRALVLVPLVLPPVVGGLALLFTFGRRGLIGQHLEAAGLSISFSTTAVVLAQSFVALPFLVLSLEGAVRGLGRRHEEVAATLGAGPWRRLTHVTLPLVAPGLVSGCVLAFARALGEFGATLTFAGSAQGRTRTLPLEIYLQRESDPDAAVALALVLVVLATVIVGTVYARTVRPEPAA
- a CDS encoding sulfate/molybdate ABC transporter ATP-binding protein, with protein sequence MSLQVRAEWAQRGVSVDLDLPPGRHAVTGPNGSGKTSLLSVIAGLARPESSRVVLDGRVLDDVPPHRRRVGLMSQSPALFPHLDVRDNVAFGPRSAGRGRRGARATADHWLEVVGMGAFAGRRPSQLSGGQAARVALARALAAEPDALLLDEPLAALDVEATPAMRAVLADVTHAREDLVVVLVTHDVLDVLTVADGPADTMTVLGERVEHGPVRHVLEHPRSAFTAGLAGLNLVHAEALPGSGALASLHGSTLEIATGPHDVIGACWVTFTPDAVSLHREHPEGSPRNVWHGRVSRVEAHAGRARVWLSTPVPMSAEVTPAALAALPLRPGDGVWASVKASQVRVHAAHAVPPDAAD
- a CDS encoding LCP family protein, yielding MRPPSARATAVTTVAALTLIACTGSPDEGGDTSSSTTTTSSSSSETTSSSSTTSTPTVAIDGASQGLTEAVAKKYGSQSITGAATTGTWRGAKVAVVTSEDDVTLAARPKGEQWRVVGGWWPSMDEKADLGTGPRHVLLLGSDARPGQTVERSRADAIQLLGVDGSGGAGVMGFARDLWVPIPGHGHGKLNAAMVYGGPKAEVGAVSSLSGIDVDGYLVTGFGGFKAIVDELGPLSFDSPDGLDSHLPGGQIPEGKSKLGPNEALAYSRERKTLPRGDFDRSRHQGLLILAAAIQARVQGPDTLPRALTVIDEHATSDLTATQMLRFAASFYKVNPMKVGHEVAVGPTGMQSGQSIVRLGAESRKDLRSFRDGRL
- a CDS encoding MFS transporter, with protein sequence MTGTRQLHNIGRRRAYLIWATALAVYVLAVFHRTSLGVAGLLAAERFDISGSQLATFTVLQLAVYAGMQIPVGVLLDRFGSKALIISGLVAMTAGQLWFATADSFAMGLGARALIGAGDAMVFTSVLRLIALWFLVRQAPVITQLTGMIGQMGAVAAAIPLSAALHAWGWTMTYATAGFLGVVGILGIFLVVKDSPYERGAVEKIKIRALRDSLGQVWRDPGTRLGFSVHFTTQFAPTVFALLWGFPFLVAGQGLTPGQASALLTWMTFVALFAGPTIGRWTGRHPYYRSLMALVVVGAISLVWAIVLALPDRSPFWLLIVLVSVTAVGGPGSMIAFDLARSFHRSERYGRASGMVNMGGFIASLTTMALVGVILDQIAPGGPETYTLDDFRIAMSSQFLLWGFGAWMIWRYRRHSLRRVARVPGAFEALRGGSTLLPGISRDPDDD
- a CDS encoding TOBE domain-containing protein yields the protein MTQMRVSEAAELLAVSPDTVRRWIEGGRLTATKGEGATLVDGVGLARLAQEVAAPPSVGPVRDESARNRMRGIVTEVKRDGVMAQVSLQAGPFRIVSLMSREAADELGLEPGSVAVASIKSTNVIIGTAGGPA
- a CDS encoding acyl-CoA dehydrogenase family protein, which produces MPATRLMPTEIGDDLIELTRSICDKSLRPQVDDVEARAATEEVFPREVFRTLGRAGLLSLPYPEELGGGGQPYEVYLQVVEEIASAWASVAVGVSVHSLTAYAVHTFGSREQQEALLPDMLSGETLGAYALSEPLAGSDIAAMTTRATPDGDDWRIRGRKAWISHGGHADYYTTFARTSDDGGRGVSCFVVPGDAEGITFGAPEKKMGLHGDTVREVIFEDVPVAGERLVGDLGRGVPMALAGLDAGRLGIAAVATGLAQSALDVAAKYATEREQFGRSIASNQGLAFLLADMEAAVTSARATYLHAARLRDAGRAFGKEAAVAKLVATDASMRVTTDAIQVLGGAGFTEDFPVERYFREAKVTQIFEGTNQIQRLVISRQLLASL
- the modA gene encoding molybdate ABC transporter substrate-binding protein is translated as MRSGMTAGLAVTALVLTACGSGPDTEQTLRVGAAASLQEPFEEIAEDYEAENRHVTVELQFAGSSDLAAQISNGAEVDVFASADEETMERVSADVAGEPTVFATNTLTIVTEPGNPRDISGLADLEDVTLDVVTCAPQVPCGRSAEDLAEARGVMLTPVSEESRVTDVLAKVTSGEADAGLVYVTDAAGAGKDVATVPIRDADAQPNRYPIAVLTSAPSDEAQAFVDAVTGSRGQRILDDHGFGLP